DNA sequence from the Streptomyces sp. NBC_01264 genome:
TGCCCCAACGCTTCCGCGGCACTTGAGGTAGGCAAGGAGGCCTCCCTCCGATGAAACAGGACAGGTCGCGACGTACTCACGCGCTCGTCTTGGACGCGGCCGCCACGGAGTTCGCGGCTCACGGTTTCGCCCGTACCAATCTGCAGATCGTGGCGAAGCACACCGGACTGACCAAGGGGGCGGTGTACGGCCACTTCTCCTCCAAGGAGGCCTTGGCCGACGAGCTGGTCCGGCTCTTCGAGGAGAGCTGGGGGGACTTGCTGTGCAGCGCCGAGCGGTGCGGGCAGGGACCCGAGGAGGGGCTGCGCGCCCTGGTGCTGGGGCTGACCCGGCACGTCCAGGAGGACGTACGGTTCACGGCGGGCCTGCGCCTGGCCGCCGAGGACGCGCGGGCGCTGGGCAAGACCCCCGCCTTCGTGGGCGGGTTGGGCGCCACGATCTCCCGTCTCGTCCGGGACGCGCAGGAGTGCGGGGTCGTCGACCCCGCACTCGACGCGGAGCCCTTGGGCCGACTGCTGCTCGCCCTCGTACTCGGCATGCACCAGATCACGTCCGCGGGCGGCGCCGATCCCACGCACCAACAAGTCCTGGCCGTAGGGGATTTGATCCTGCTCCTCATCCGGCCCGCGACGTCCTGACCTGCCCGGCCGCACCACCCGCGTCGCGCGCACTGGTCACGTCGCGCGCACTGGTCACGTCGCGCGCACCGACCGCGTCGCCCGCACCGACCGCGTCGCCCGCACCGACCGAGATGCCCGCACCGGCCCCGTTACCCGCACCGCGGACGCCGGGCAGCACGGGCCAGCCCTCGCGGCCCGCGCGGGCGACCAGTACCGGATCGTCGCCGACGACCACCGGGTGCCCCACCGCGCACAGCAGCGGAAGGTCGCTCGAGTGGTCGCCGTACGCGAAGCAGTCACCCGCATCGACCCCGTACGCCCGCATGGCCCGGCTCGCCCGTACGGCCTTCTCCTCGCCGATCACCGGGGCGTCGATCTCCCCCGTGAGCACCCCGCCCGCACTGCGCTGACCGGCGCACAGAACGAGAGCGCCCCCGAGCGCTTCGGCCAGCGGGTCGAGGCAATGGCGGGGCGCTCCCGAGACCAGCGCGATGCGGTGGCCGGCGCGGCGGTGGCGGTGCAGCGCCGCGAGCGTCGGCCGGTGCAGGAGGCCGCCCTTGGCGGCCTCCTGCCGGAACCACGCCCGGCCGGCCGCGGCGAGGGACTCCTGCGTGCAGCCCGCGAAGAGGCGGTAGTACGCGCGGTTGAGTTCCTCGCGTGCCACTCCGTGCTGCCGCCGGGCCAGCAGGTCGGCGCACGCCCGGTCGAAGTCCGAGGATCCGGCGCCCTCGCGCTCCGGGTGGAAGGCCAGGAAGCCGATCATGCTCGTGACGGTGATGAGTGTTTCGTCCACGTCGAAGAAGGCGATGGGCGACGGCTCGTGGCGGGGCACCCGCTACACCCTCATCAGCGGGCGGAGACGGCTGCCGGCCGACCGCCCCTGCGACGGCGTCCGGCTCGAGCGGACTTCGCGGACGGTGGTCTCGACGGCGCACAGGATCTGCTCCGCACGGGGCTGCAACAGTGCTCCCGCCTCGGTGAGTTCGACCGGCAGCCGGCCCCGTCGGTGGAAGAGCTCCACCCCGAGGCCCTGTTCCAGGATCTTGATCTGGCCGGTGACCGTGGACTGCGCGCAGTGCAGGTTCCTCGCCGCCTGGGTGAAGCTCAGCTCCCGCGCTACTTCGCGGAAGGCGCGGAGGTGCTGGAGTTCCACGAGCTCCCCTCCCCCGACGGCTCGACGGAAACCCGCGGACGGTAGAGGGCCGTGCTGCGCGCGATGGTGCGGTCCCCCTGGACGGCGGCCAGTTGGACGCGGCGGAGTCCGTGGCGGCCCGTGGACGGCAGGGCCGCCACACCGCCGACGACCTCGATCACGGTAGGTTCGCGCAGCTCGCCGAACGCGTCGAAACGGACCTCGGAGAACGCGAGGGACCACGGAGCGGCCCGGTGACCGGACTCGCCCTCCGCCGACTCCCGCCCGGTCCCGACCAGATGACATCCCGCCTGCCGGAACGCCTCGACCAAGGCCATGCCGGGCACGTGGTCGCAGGAGTGCTCGAAGTAGCCGGGGTGGTCGCGGTCCACGCGCATGAGGTACCGCCCCGGGGCGGCCGTCCGGTCGACGGACAGCAGGACGTTCTCCTGCCTGTGCCGTCCGGCTTCGGCGGCGTCGAGCATACGGAGCTGCGCGCCGGGCACGCCGGCCGCCGCACCGCGACCGCCGGCCGCGGGGGCACGCCGGTTGCGCAGCACCTCGTACAACTCCGCGCCGACCGCGAGCAGTCGTACCGACACCCGGGCGCAGCGGCGGCCGCCGGTCTCCACCCACGCCTCGAAGCGCGCTCCGATGCGGTTCCCGGACGGGTGGGCCTCGGGCACGAAGCTGCCGTCGAGGACGAGTTCGAGCGGCTCGCCTCCCACCACCAGCGCACCGGGGTCCACGATGTGGAAGTCGAGGTCGCGGAAGATGAAGATGTGCGTCAGCGGGACCTCGTAGAAGCGGTGTGCGGTGTAGATGGCCGCCTGCCGGACGGTCTCCACCAGCAGCAGCGGGTCGCTGCCGCCCTCGGCGTCCGGCTGGTAGAGCGCGTGGTGGCGGGGCCACTGTGCGGCGACCCGTACGCGGTTGCCGTCGCCGCGGCGGCCGTCGGTGAGGAAGACCTCGGCCACCGAGGCGCGGTGGACCAGGGAACGCGGGACCGTCCGGTCGAAGGTCAGGGCACCGTTCCGGGGCGAGGACCCCGGCGACGCCTGCCGGGGCAGGCTCAGCGGATTGGCGCGGGAGACCGGGCCGGGCGCGAGCGAAGGACTGGACAGCAAGACAGAACCCCCAGGTAGATCGATCCTCGGCAATGCACGTCCGATTATCGGATCGAAAATAAACCTGCCAGAAGGTATATTGCAACCCTGGAAAGTTTCCGAACTGCCTTATCGGGGGGTCGACAGAAGCCCCAGAGAGCAACAGGGACACGTCATGAACAGCAGCGACACCACGATCAGCACGGGCTCGACGCGCCAGCAGCCGGCCCGCGAGCTGAAGCAGGAGCGCGCCCGCCGGACCAGGGAGCAGATCCTGTGGGCCGCGGCCGAGGAGTTCCAGGAGAAGGGCTACCCGGTGGTGACGCTGCAGGACGTCGCCACCCGGACCGGGCTGACCAAGGGCGCCGTCTATTTCCACTTCACCAACAAGGAGGCCCTCGCGGTCGCCGTGGTCGAGGAGCACTACGCCCGCTGGGCGCCCCTGGTGACCGAGGTGCGGGAGTCCGAGCGCTCGCCGCTGGACATCATGATCACCGTCCTGGACCGCACCGCGGAACTCTTCCGCGACGACACGATGGTCCAGGCCGGGGCCCGGCTGCAGATCGAACGCTCGCTGATCCAGGCGGACCTCCCCCAGCCGTACGTGGGCTGGCAGGAACTGCTGACCTCACTGGCCGCCGCGGCGGTCGAGGCCGGCCAGCTGCGCCCGGGCACCTCCCCCGAGGCGCTCGCCCGCGTGATCGTCGCCGCGTTCTTCGGCACCCAGCACATCTCCGACGTGCTCACCGGCCGGGCCGACCTGATGGATCGCTACACCGAGCTCCGCGACATCATCTTCGCCGGCGTCACCGTCTGAGGGGCGGTCCGAGCACCTGAGGGCCGGGTCCGATCGTGCTAGGGCCGGATCCGACCGTGCGAGGGCCGGTCCGACCTCGCGAGGGCCGGCCCGACCAGTGGCCTGACGTCGCCGTTCGGGCCGTCGGCAGCTTCCATCGAGATTCCCGATCTCAATTGAAACCTTCGCGAAGGTTGGATTTAGTGGTGGTCGGCCCGAGGGTCTCGGTTGCCATCGCAATCTCTGGAGTGCTTGCCTTATGAAGCTTGAAGCGGTCATCTCGGATGTGCTCGCCATACCCCTGGGGGAAGTCGACGACAGCCTGGGACCTGTGCGCGACGACCGCTGGGACAGCCTGAAGCAGATGCAGCTGATCGTCACCCTGGAAGAGCACTACAAGGTCACCTTCTCGCGGCAGGACCTGCGTGCCATGAAGTCCGTCGGCGCGGTGCGCGAGGTGCTGCTGAGCAAGGGGGTGGCGGCGTGACGCTCACCGGGCAGGCCCCATCGGGTACGGCGCCGGCTGCTCTCGGGGACAGCGACCTCACCTCCCTGCTGATGATCAGGCACTTCGAGTGGAAGCTGCTCGATCTGTTCGCGGAAGGGAAGCTCAACGGTACGACGCACACCTGCCTCGGCCAGGAGTACGTACCGGTCTCCCTGAACCCGCTGCTCACCTCCGGCGACTTCCTCTTCAGCAACCACCGGGGCCACGGCCACTACCTCGCCCGGTTCGCCGACCCCGCCGGGCTGCTCGCCGAGATCACCGGCCGCGAAGGAGCCGTCTGCGGGGGCGTGGGCGGCAGCCAGCACATCTTCCGCGACAGCTACCTGTCCACCGGCATCCAGGGCGAGAGCCTGCCGGTCGCCGCGGGTGCGGCACTGCACTTCAAGCGGGCCGGCCTGCCGCACGTCGCCGTCGTCTACATCGGCGACGGGACCTGGGGCGAGGGCTCGGTGTACGAGGCCCTGAACATCGCCCGGCTGTGGGAGCTGCCGCTGCTGGTGGTGGTCGAGAACAACGGGATCTCCCAGACCACGCCGGGCAGCGTCAACATGGCCGGCACGGTCGCGGGCCGGGCCCGCGCCTTCGACGTCGACCACCACCGGGTGACGAGCAACGACGTACGCCACATCCGCGCCGAGCTGGCCCCGCTCATCGACCGGGTGCGCCACCAACACCAGCCGCTGGTCGTGGAGTTCGACACCGTACGGCTCGGCCCGCACAGCAAGGGCGACGACACCCGCCCCGCGCGGGAGATCGAGGCGGCCCGCGCGCGCGACTGGTACGCCGCGCTGCGCGCGGAGGACCCCGAGCGCTTCGACCGGCACGACCAAGAGCAACGAGAACTGATCGCCGGGGTGGCCGCCGATGTCCTGGCACGCCCGCTGGTGGCTGGAGAGACCGCATGAAGCGCAACGAGCGCGTGGGCGAGAACCTGAACCAGGCCCTGCACCGGGTGATGGAGTCCCACGAGGACGTCTATCTGATCGGCGAGGACGTCCTCGACCCGTACGGCGGTGCCTTCAACATCACCAAGGGGCTCTCGGACCGCTTCGCCGACCGGGTGCTGACCACGCCCATCAGCGAGAACGCCATCCTGGGCGTCGCCAACGGCCTCGCCCTGACCGGCAACAAGCCGATCGCCGAGATGATGTTCGGGGACTTCATCACGCTGGCCTTCGACCAGATCGTGAACTTCTCCGCCAAGTCCGTCTCCATGTACGGCGCCACCCACCTGATGCACCTGGTGGTGCGCTGCCCGGTCGGCGGCCGGCGCGGTTACGGCCCGACGCACAGCCAGAGCCCGCAGAAGCACTTCCTCGGCGTACCGGATCTGCACCTGTTCGAGCTGTCGCCCTTCCACGACAACGCGAAGGTCGTGGAAGGGATGGTCGAACTGGGCAAGCCCTGCATCTTCTTCGAGGACAAGGTGCTCTACACCGAGCGCCGCCACCAAGGCGGCCCGGTCGCCGACCTGTTCTCGCTGGAGTTCACCGGCGAGGACCCCTTCCCGGTGGCCCGGCTGTTCATCGAGGACACCGACCCCGACCTCGTCGTCGTCGCGCCCGGCGGCCTCGCCCAGCGCGCCGTCGACGCGGCACGCGAGCTGTTCCTGGAGCACGAGATCGCCTGCGAGATCCACGTGCCGTCCGCCCTCTACCCGTTCGACGCCCGGCTGTTGGCGGAGCCCGTCGCACGAGCGGGCCGCGTCTGCGTCGTGGAGGACGCCCCGCCCGGCGGCAGTTGGGGCGCCGAAGTCGCCCACCAGCTGTACTCCACCTGCTGGGACAGCCTCCGCGCCCCCGTCCGTCTCGTCCACTCCGCGGACTCGGTGATCCCGACGGCCCTCCACCTGGAGCGCGACGTCCTGGTGAGCAGCGAGTCCCTCGGACTGGCCCTGAAAGAGCTGGCTCAATGATCGAGATCACCGTTCCCAAGCTGAACAACAACGACGCCCAGTACGACCTGGTCGAGTGGCTCGCCGAGGACGGGGCCACCGTCACGAAGGACGACGACCTTCTGACGCTGGAGACCTCCAAGGCTGCCGAGGACCTGGTCAGCGAGCACGACGGAGTGCTGCACCAGGCGGTCAAGGCCGGAGAGCAGGTGCCGCCCGGCGCCGTGATCGGCCGGATCTTCGCCGACGCGGCCGCCCGCGACGCCTTCCTGGCCGCCGCCGGGGCGTCCGCCGCCGAGGCAGCCACCGCCGGGGCAGCCGCCGCGACCCGTACGGACTCCTCCGGCGAGGGCGCGGACTTCGTCCTCACCGCACAGGCACGCACCCAGGCCGCCGAGTCCGGCGTCACCGAGGAGGAGCTGCGCTCCCTCGGCAAGCGGATCATCAAGGGCTCCGACATCGAGGCGCTCCTGGCTCGCCGCGGAGCGTCGGAGGAACTCCCGGCCAACCGGCTCGAGTTGAGCCAGCACCAGCGGGCCATCGGCGCGGTGGTCACCGAATCGCACCGTACGGTCCCGGCGTCCTTCACCGTCGTCCGGATGAGGGTCGACGCCGCCGAGGCCGCCGCCAAGGAGCTCTCGGCACGCTCGGGGACGGCGATCGGCCTGCCCGCCGTGCTGATCACCCAGCTCGCCGCGCTGCGCGCGGACTTCCCCGCCTTCTTCGCCACCTACGACGAGGACGGGTACGCGCTGCTCGCGGAGCAGTCCCACGTGGGCGTGACGGTCGACCTGGGAAACGGCCTGTACATCCCGGTCGTACGGGACGCGGACCGGCTCTCCGCGGTCGAAGTCGCCGAGCAGCTGGAGGACTTCCGCTTCTCGGCGCTGCGCGGGAACTTCCGCGGCAGCGAACTCATGGGGGCGGCCATCACCCTGTCGCTCAACAACGACGAGGACGTGCTGCTGACCCAGCCGATCATCTTCCCCGGCCAGACCTGCATGGTCTCGCTGGGCGGCGTACAGAGCAGCCTCGAACTGGCCGCCGACGGGGGCGTTTTCGCCGCCCGGTACGTGCACGTGGGCCTGGCCTTCGACCACCGGGTCGTCAACGGCAGGGAGGCGGTGCAGTTCCTCCAGGCGCTCAAGGGTGCGCTCCGGGCGCCTGAGCTGGAACGCACGGCGGAGCCGGCGGCGACGGTCGGCTGAGGCCGGGAAGCGGGGCCGGGGCGGGGCGACGGGGCGGGGCGGGGCGGGGCGGGGCGTGAACGGCGGGCCACCACACGGTGAGCCGCGGTTCCCGCTCCCCCTCCCGCCCCCGCCCCTGCCCCCGCTTCCCTTCCCGCTCCCGCTCCGGACGCCCGTCAGTTGACCTGGCGGTCCAGGCCGGACCAGTACGGCTCGCGGAGCTTGAACTTCTGGATCTTGCCCGTGGCCGTGCGCGGGATGGCGTCGCGGAACTCGACGGTCGTGGGCGCCTTGTAGCCCGCCATCCGCTGCTTGCAGTGGGCGATGATGTCGGCCTCCTGGACCGTCGCGCCCTCCGCGAGGACCACGAGGGCCTTGATCGTCTCGCCCCACTTCTCGTGCGGCACGCCGATCACCGCGACCTCGGCGACCGCCGGATGACTGAAGATCGTGTCCTCCACCTCGATCGAGGAGACGTTCTCGCCACCGGTGATGATCACGTCCTTCTTCCGGTCGGAGATCGTCAGGTGGCCGTCGGCCTCGTCGATGGTGCCGCCGTCGCCCGTGTGGAACCAGTCCCCCTCGAGGGCCGCCTCGGTCTCCTCGGGCTTGTCCCAGTAGCCGTCGAGCACCACGTTCGAGCGGGCCAGGACCTCGCCGGACTCCGAGACCTTCAGCTTGACCCCGAGCGCGGGCATCCCCGCACGGGTCAGCTTGCGGGCCCGCTCCTCGGCCGGCAGGTGCGCGTCGGCGGCCCGGGTCCGGTTGAAGGTGAGGAGCGGTGACGTCTCGGTCAGGCCGTAGATCTGGGTGAACTCCCAGCCCAGCTCCTCCTCCACCCGCTGGATCATCCTGCTCGGGGGCGGGGCACCCGCGCAGACGATCCGTACGCGGTCCCGGCCCGGGACCTCGCCCTCCCAGGTCGCCGCCGCATCCAGGACCGCGTTCCACACCGCGGGCGCGCCGCACATCAGCGTGACGCCGTGCTCCTCGACCCGGCGCAGGATCTCCGCCCCGTCGACCTTGCGCAGGACGACCTGCTTCACGCCGAGGCCGGCCATCACGTAAGGCATGCCCCAGCCGTTGCAGTGGAACATCGGCAGCGTGTGCATGTAGACGTCACGCTCCCAGACCCGGGTGTGCAGGCCGAAGGTCAGCCCGTTCACCCAGATGTTCCGGTGCGTGAGCTGCACCCCCTTGGGGCGGGCCGTGGTCCCCGAGGTGTAGTTGACGGTCGCCGTGGCGTCCTCGTCCGGGTACGACCAGGGGCGCGGCTCCACGCCGAAGCGCATCAGCTCG
Encoded proteins:
- a CDS encoding AMP-binding protein, which produces MRIPMTVTDFLDRAELGFASSPGVVDEPDQPAPPVPDSTYGRLGERVRAWQAGFDALGVGEGERVAVVSHNSARLLELLFAVPMSGRVCVPVNFRLKPEEVEYVVRQSGASVLLVDPELDEALSGVKARHRFVLGPQTDTELMRFGVEPRPWSYPDEDATATVNYTSGTTARPKGVQLTHRNIWVNGLTFGLHTRVWERDVYMHTLPMFHCNGWGMPYVMAGLGVKQVVLRKVDGAEILRRVEEHGVTLMCGAPAVWNAVLDAAATWEGEVPGRDRVRIVCAGAPPPSRMIQRVEEELGWEFTQIYGLTETSPLLTFNRTRAADAHLPAEERARKLTRAGMPALGVKLKVSESGEVLARSNVVLDGYWDKPEETEAALEGDWFHTGDGGTIDEADGHLTISDRKKDVIITGGENVSSIEVEDTIFSHPAVAEVAVIGVPHEKWGETIKALVVLAEGATVQEADIIAHCKQRMAGYKAPTTVEFRDAIPRTATGKIQKFKLREPYWSGLDRQVN
- a CDS encoding alpha-ketoacid dehydrogenase subunit beta gives rise to the protein MKRNERVGENLNQALHRVMESHEDVYLIGEDVLDPYGGAFNITKGLSDRFADRVLTTPISENAILGVANGLALTGNKPIAEMMFGDFITLAFDQIVNFSAKSVSMYGATHLMHLVVRCPVGGRRGYGPTHSQSPQKHFLGVPDLHLFELSPFHDNAKVVEGMVELGKPCIFFEDKVLYTERRHQGGPVADLFSLEFTGEDPFPVARLFIEDTDPDLVVVAPGGLAQRAVDAARELFLEHEIACEIHVPSALYPFDARLLAEPVARAGRVCVVEDAPPGGSWGAEVAHQLYSTCWDSLRAPVRLVHSADSVIPTALHLERDVLVSSESLGLALKELAQ
- a CDS encoding HAD family hydrolase, translated to MPRHEPSPIAFFDVDETLITVTSMIGFLAFHPEREGAGSSDFDRACADLLARRQHGVAREELNRAYYRLFAGCTQESLAAAGRAWFRQEAAKGGLLHRPTLAALHRHRRAGHRIALVSGAPRHCLDPLAEALGGALVLCAGQRSAGGVLTGEIDAPVIGEEKAVRASRAMRAYGVDAGDCFAYGDHSSDLPLLCAVGHPVVVGDDPVLVARAGREGWPVLPGVRGAGNGAGAGISVGAGDAVGAGDAVGARDVTSARDVTSARDAGGAAGQVRTSRAG
- a CDS encoding thiamine pyrophosphate-dependent dehydrogenase E1 component subunit alpha — encoded protein: MTLTGQAPSGTAPAALGDSDLTSLLMIRHFEWKLLDLFAEGKLNGTTHTCLGQEYVPVSLNPLLTSGDFLFSNHRGHGHYLARFADPAGLLAEITGREGAVCGGVGGSQHIFRDSYLSTGIQGESLPVAAGAALHFKRAGLPHVAVVYIGDGTWGEGSVYEALNIARLWELPLLVVVENNGISQTTPGSVNMAGTVAGRARAFDVDHHRVTSNDVRHIRAELAPLIDRVRHQHQPLVVEFDTVRLGPHSKGDDTRPAREIEAARARDWYAALRAEDPERFDRHDQEQRELIAGVAADVLARPLVAGETA
- a CDS encoding LysR family transcriptional regulator — protein: MELQHLRAFREVARELSFTQAARNLHCAQSTVTGQIKILEQGLGVELFHRRGRLPVELTEAGALLQPRAEQILCAVETTVREVRSSRTPSQGRSAGSRLRPLMRV
- a CDS encoding 2-oxo acid dehydrogenase subunit E2; amino-acid sequence: MIEITVPKLNNNDAQYDLVEWLAEDGATVTKDDDLLTLETSKAAEDLVSEHDGVLHQAVKAGEQVPPGAVIGRIFADAAARDAFLAAAGASAAEAATAGAAAATRTDSSGEGADFVLTAQARTQAAESGVTEEELRSLGKRIIKGSDIEALLARRGASEELPANRLELSQHQRAIGAVVTESHRTVPASFTVVRMRVDAAEAAAKELSARSGTAIGLPAVLITQLAALRADFPAFFATYDEDGYALLAEQSHVGVTVDLGNGLYIPVVRDADRLSAVEVAEQLEDFRFSALRGNFRGSELMGAAITLSLNNDEDVLLTQPIIFPGQTCMVSLGGVQSSLELAADGGVFAARYVHVGLAFDHRVVNGREAVQFLQALKGALRAPELERTAEPAATVG
- a CDS encoding ScbR family autoregulator-binding transcription factor, producing the protein MNSSDTTISTGSTRQQPARELKQERARRTREQILWAAAEEFQEKGYPVVTLQDVATRTGLTKGAVYFHFTNKEALAVAVVEEHYARWAPLVTEVRESERSPLDIMITVLDRTAELFRDDTMVQAGARLQIERSLIQADLPQPYVGWQELLTSLAAAAVEAGQLRPGTSPEALARVIVAAFFGTQHISDVLTGRADLMDRYTELRDIIFAGVTV
- a CDS encoding TetR/AcrR family transcriptional regulator; translation: MKQDRSRRTHALVLDAAATEFAAHGFARTNLQIVAKHTGLTKGAVYGHFSSKEALADELVRLFEESWGDLLCSAERCGQGPEEGLRALVLGLTRHVQEDVRFTAGLRLAAEDARALGKTPAFVGGLGATISRLVRDAQECGVVDPALDAEPLGRLLLALVLGMHQITSAGGADPTHQQVLAVGDLILLLIRPATS
- a CDS encoding acyl carrier protein; this translates as MKLEAVISDVLAIPLGEVDDSLGPVRDDRWDSLKQMQLIVTLEEHYKVTFSRQDLRAMKSVGAVREVLLSKGVAA
- a CDS encoding ScbA/BarX family gamma-butyrolactone biosynthesis protein, with amino-acid sequence MLSSPSLAPGPVSRANPLSLPRQASPGSSPRNGALTFDRTVPRSLVHRASVAEVFLTDGRRGDGNRVRVAAQWPRHHALYQPDAEGGSDPLLLVETVRQAAIYTAHRFYEVPLTHIFIFRDLDFHIVDPGALVVGGEPLELVLDGSFVPEAHPSGNRIGARFEAWVETGGRRCARVSVRLLAVGAELYEVLRNRRAPAAGGRGAAAGVPGAQLRMLDAAEAGRHRQENVLLSVDRTAAPGRYLMRVDRDHPGYFEHSCDHVPGMALVEAFRQAGCHLVGTGRESAEGESGHRAAPWSLAFSEVRFDAFGELREPTVIEVVGGVAALPSTGRHGLRRVQLAAVQGDRTIARSTALYRPRVSVEPSGEGSSWNSSTSAPSAK